Within Rhododendron vialii isolate Sample 1 chromosome 12a, ASM3025357v1, the genomic segment AAAGTCACTTCAGCATGAACTTCATGTTATTTCCCAATAACCATTAAAATGCTCCTGCATCATCTTGTCAACTACAAGCTGGACTGGTTCAACAATCAAGGTTTCAACCAAACACACAGCACATAGTATGAAGAAAGCCATTCTAAAGTAGAGACAAAACCACAGACAAATAAAAAGTCATACTGATAAGGTAGAAACGTTTATTGCGGAAAGCTTGCAGCTACCTTTCTCTTCTCGTTGGACTTATAACGGTTGGTTTCTATGTTGTTGACATAGTGTAACCATCTGGCTTGGAATAGAATTTGAGTCCATTTGAAGGATCAACAAAGCACTACAAAAAACGCAAATACCCATTCTCAATAAAAACAAGGCTATCAACTTATATAGGCCACCCAGATATAAATTTGCTAGTAAATATGAGTTTTATCTGAATTCAGTGGCGAAACCAGGTGCTTCTACAATACAACAAAGTCCCACAAAATAAAAGTCATTAAATTTACTCATAAAGTTTGTACTCTTTTAAATGTTGGGGCATGAAAATGGCATTAACTTcttaaaaaaatccaaaaaaaaagagtttgttttttttttttagatcttTAATGAATTTTCTACGCAAGTATCTTGTCGACCACCGGAACACGCATGCACCATTGACAGCAGTGACGAGAGCAGAGCAAAGGCTAGATTGTGGTTTAACAAATAAATAGAGATACTTGCGTTGCTAGGGTGCCTGCTGACCCTAAGAGCATCCAtgatgtaataatcaaaattaaaagattgttaaaattagtaatgtatgcttaaaaaagtgctcacattgtaataatcaaagttagtaacctcctaaccaataatcaaatttgggcatttgaataatcaaaactaacaatgtgggacttcacattgctaactttaataaccctctaaatgaattatcaaaagctgacgtgtcaaattttgattattcacttttgattattacattgcggatgctctaaggagACAACATGTGTGTTGGCCCATTCGGGCCATCCATGCTTtgcaatggacggctcagatttcatctcaCGCATTGTAACTAAGGGGACAACAGACATTGATCTGCTTTCTCAAACGACATGGTTTAGGGCTCACACAAAACattactttttcttctttttatcgaTCTAGGGCTTAAATATATTTTGAGCCCTAAATCACGTCGTTTTGAGAAAACACGAAGGTTTAGGGCTTAACAATAATGTTTTGTTTGAGTTCTAAACCACGTCGTTTGAGGTGAAGAGGATAAGATGTTGAAAATCTACCTGTAATTCAAAGGAGTACTCGTTTACCGCTAGCAAGTGTAATACAAATGCCGTCAATACTGGGGATGCCGGGAAGATCAATTGTAAACGAAAGTGTCTTCTGCGCCGTATTATTATTGAGAAGGAGATTTAGGCAATCATCATctccttttttatttcttaGCTCTTCCTGAATCTCCCTGGACGATTCCTCCAAAGAGGGACTGCACTGGTTCATTGTAATTTCGCGAAGTTCGTTTAGATTAGCAAAATCAATCGGGATCCGCTCCAATTTTTGGCAAGATCGAAGAACTAAGACCTCAAGTCCTGGAAATTGATCTTCGGAAGCATTCCACTCCTCGATATCCAAACTTTCAAACCTCAAATACTTGAGTTGAGGGAACCCCTCCTCAAGTTCACTTGTGTCCCAAACTGGCCCACAACAGGAGTCTACTAATAATTTGAGAACCTCAAGGCTCGGCAGGCCTGTTAGGAGGATTGACAGCTCCTTCCACTGTAAGTAGGTGTGCTTCAAAGTTAGTCGCGTAACATTCAAAGGAAGCTTCAGCCCTGTCGGAAGAGTTGCCCCGCTTTTGCTGAAGAACTTTGTGTTGGTAAAACGGAGTGTCTCAAGGCATTTTAAGAACTCTAGGTCAGGGAGCATCAACACACCATCCTGTGATATTAGTTCTCCATGAACTCCTAGCTTTCTAAGATTGGGAGTCCTTACTAAGAAACTTTGGCATTCCTCACAAGGACATATTCGGTTCAAGGTCTGTAGGCTATCTAACTTAGAGGAATGatcaaaaccaaatcttgtTGCTTCTTCGGAAGAAACATGATATATGAATACGCCATGCGTAGAATAAAGATGCCTCAActtaaccatcttaaatatatCAGCAGACAACTGAATGAAATTGTTTTCCCACTGACCTTGGAGGTTAAGGGTTTCTAGGTTCAAGAGGTTGGAAAATTTCACTGCACTGTACAAGTCTGTGAACCAAGTCGTCGGTAGATGATATGCTAAGTATCTCAAGTGATCTAGATATCCTGTTCCTATTTCTCCTTGGCATAACACGGGGATAACACTCAACACCCTGAGAAGTTTGAAGTTTTCAACAAAGAATGAAAAACTTTGTTCAATCACTGATTGCGAGGAGTTTGTCAATCTGGTG encodes:
- the LOC131309710 gene encoding putative late blight resistance protein homolog R1B-8, which translates into the protein MSVLSVIPVLCQGEIGTGYLDHLRYLAYHLPTTWFTDLYSAVKFSNLLNLETLNLQGQWENNFIQLSADIFKMVKLRHLYSTHGVFIYHVSSEEATRFGFDHSSKLDSLQTLNRICPCEECQSFLVRTPNLRKLGVHGELISQDGVLMLPDLEFLKCLETLRFTNTKFFSKSGATLPTGLKLPLNVTRLTLKHTYLQWKELSILLTGLPSLEVLKLLVDSCCGPVWDTSELEEGFPQLKYLRFESLDIEEWNASEDQFPGLEVLVLRSCQKLERIPIDFANLNELREITMNQCSPSLEESSREIQEELRNKKGDDDCLNLLLNNNTAQKTLSFTIDLPGIPSIDGICITLASVQLVVDKMMQEHFNGYWEIT